The Leptolyngbya sp. 'hensonii' DNA segment CCCGGGTGCAGCCCCGGCGGATTTCGATCGTCAACCGATCGTGCACCGTCTGGACATAGGGCACCAGACCAATGGAGTAGGCTGGGATAGGAGTGGCCACTCGGCGCAGAATCCGTGGGGGCACATCTGGACGGTTGGGCTCCACCGACCCATCGGGGCGCATCTCGTAGAACTGGGGCACATACACCCCCGGCACCTGGGCCAGATCCAGCAGCAGATCTTTCCGGCTGAGGCCAGCCGCCTTGCCCTGCTCAAGCACAAGACCGATTTCCGGCAGTAATTCTTCTCCATCTCCCAGGGCCACGAAATCAAAGAAGTCGGCGTAGGGTTCTGGATTCGAGGTCGCAGTCTGCCCGCCTGCAAAAATCAGGGGAAAGCTACCCTGTTGCACGTCCCAGATTCCGGCTGCGTTACGGGCTTTCCAGGTGAGGGGAATACCCGCCAGATCCAACATCTCCAGGATGTTGGTGGCTCCCAGTTCATAGCTGAGGCTGAATCCTAAAATGTCAAAGCTTAGAAGTGGCCGACGGGATTCCACCGCAAACAGGGGGGTCTGGGTGGCCCGCAGTTTGGCAGCCAGGTCCGGGGCTGGGAGATAGGCCCGATCGCATAACTGCCGGGGTTGGGTATTAATAATGTTGTAGAGAATGATGTGCCCCAGGTTAGAGGCTCCGACTTCATAAACCTCTGGGTAAGTCAGGGACCATCTGACCCCTGCATTTTCCCAGGGTTTGTGCACAGCCCCCCGCTCATTGCCCAGATAGCGGGCTGGACGAGAAATATCGGGGGTCAATAGGGTCTCGACTGCAACTGCCATAGAATAAGCTTGATTTCCGGTATGCCTGTTCATCCTGCTCTCAATGTTAACTGAGAAGACTCTATGCCTCATCCTTTCAACTTTTGAACGCTAAACACCGTGGACTATCAGAACTTTCTCGATCGACTGCCTCAGCTTTATGAAGATTGGCAACAGTCTTCAGTCCGCCCGAAATCTCCCGCCTTTCGGGCGATCCTGGAAGACGTGAGTGCCATGACGACCCCCAATGTGATGCAGCTCTTGAATCATGCGGTCAGTTGTCTGGAGCCGGGGGAGGTTTATTGTGAAGTGGGCACTTACCAGGGTTCGACCCTGATTGGGGCGCTGCTCAATCACCCGGATGCCATGGCCTATGCGATCGATAACTTTTCTGAATTTGATCCCACCGGGGAGAATGAGGAAAAACTCCTGGGCAATCTGGCCCGGTACGGGCTGCAGGAGCAGGTGCTGTTCTGTAATCAGGAATTTGAAGCGTTCTTTCTCGAGCTGGGCCAACTGGGGACAGAAGACCGAATTGGCGTGTATCTGTATGACGGAGCCCATGATTACCGCTCCCAGATCATGGGGTTGCTGGCGGTGCGCCCTTTCCTGGCCGATCGAGCCCTGATCGTGATCGATGACAGCAACTGGAAAACGATTCAACAGGCGATCTGGGACTTTATTGCGGTTAGTCCAGCCTGCCAGTTTTTGCTGGAGTTGCCGACCCCCGTGCCCCGTGATCCCACCTTCTGGAATGGACTCTATCTGCTGAGCTGGGATGTGAACCGCCCCCATGACTATGATTGGTCTACCTTCAGCCAGGTCCGCCACCGATCGGTGATTCAGGCTATTTACGAATTGCAAGTGCTGGAACAACGGGCAGAGGCCCAGCAGGATCTCTATACCGAGGCCAGGGATCTTCATAGCCAGCAGCAGTATGACCTGGCGGAGCAAAAATATCGACAATTCTTGTTGTGGAACCAGGAGCATGCGGAAGCCTGGCTGAATCTGGGGTTGCTCTACTGTGACCGAGCCGAGTTTGTGGATGCCATGAAAGCACTCGTCAAAGCTCTGGAACTGGATCCTGAGCAGGCGATCGCCCACTATGCCCTGGGGCGTACCCTGGAGGCAATGGGGCATCCGGAGCGGGCCATTCTGGCTTTTGAAACGGCGATCGGTCTGGCTCCCAATTTGATCGATGCGCTGGTACGATTGGCCCGGCTTTTGTTTCAACAACAACGACTGGAGCAGGCCAAGGAGATCTATCAGCGCCTGCGGGCTCTGCAGGTGAAAGATGGGGAGCTTTATCTCAACCTGGGTGAATGTCTGCGAGCCTGTGGTCAACCGGATGGAGCGATCGCCCTGTTGCAGGAAGGCGTCGCCCATTACCCCACGGAAGGGGGGTTGCACTTTGCTCTGGTGATGCTGCTGCGTCAATATGGGTATGCTCAGGCCGCGATCGAGGCTGCAACTGCTGCTTCTCTGGCTCTGCCAGAGGACTACACCTTTGATCTGCTGAAATATCTGCTCCTGCCTCTGACCTATGACAGGGTAGAGGAGATTGAGGACTATCGGCAACGCTTTACGATCGGGCTGCAGCGACTGGTGGCGCAGACCGATTTGACGACCCTGGACCGACGACAGAGTGCCCTGGCTGGGATTGGACGCTATACCAATTTTTATCTGACCTATCAGAACCAGAATGATCTGGTGCTGCAATGCCAGTATGGGGACCTGGTGCATCGAATTATGGCGGCCAACTATCCGGATTGGGTGCAGCCGTTGCCAATGCCATCTCTGGCAACTGGGGAAAAGATTCGGGTGGGCTATGCCTCCGCCTATCTGCATTCTTACAGCGGCACCCTTTGGCTGACGGGTTGGCTCCGCTACGCCGATCGACAGAATTTTGAAATCTATTGCTACTACACGGGTAATCAACCGGATCCGGTGACGGAACAGTTCCGGCAGAATAGTGATGTCTTCCACCACATTCCCCACAATTTAGAAGCGGTTTGTGGCCAGATTCTGGCCGATCGCTTGCATGTGCTGGTGTTTCCAGAAATTGGGATGGATCCCCAGACCCTGCAGATGGCGGCTCTGCGATTGGCTCCCATGGTTTGCACGGCTTGGGGCCACCCCATGACCTCTGGGTTGCCCACAGTAGACTACTATCTGTCTGGAGATCTGATGGAACCGGAGCAGGGCGAAACCCATTACCGGGAGACGCTGATCCGCCTGCCCCACATTGGGGTTTCCTATCCCAGACCGGCCATTCCAGAATTGACTAAGGATCGCTCTGACTTGCAATTGCGAGAGGATGGGGTGGTTTATCTGTGCTGTCAGGCTCCCTTTAAGTATCTACCCCAGCATGACTACCTGCTGATTGAAATCGCGCAGCGAGTGCCCCAAGCCCAGTTCGTCTTCCTGCGGGTGGGTCTGATTCAGGGACGGTTGGAACGGGCCTTTGCCGCAGCCAATCTGAATTGTGCGGACTTCTGCTTGTTTCTCCCCAGTTTGCCCCGAAACGATTATTTGATGCTGAACTTGTTGTCTGATGTCTACCTGGACAGCATTGGTTTCTCGGGAGGGAACACAACGCTCGATGCGATCGCCTGCGCTCTGCCAGTGGTCACCCTGCCAGATGCGTTCATGCGGGGGCATCTGTCTGCAGCCATGCTGCGCCGACTGGGCCTGACTGAGACAATCGCAGGCAATGAGCAGGAATATATAGATCTGGCCGTAACTTTAGGGTTGGATTCAACATGGCGAGGACAGATCCGCCAGCAGATGGAGATGCGGAGCCCATCCTTATACCACGATCGAGACTGTGTGCTTGCCCTGGAATCATTCTGGCGACAGGTTGTCCAGGGTGGTTAAATCAGGCAACGGCGATCTCGAAAACCCGATCTAACTGGGTCAGTTCAAAAATGATGCGAATGGAAGCGGACACGGCACGGAGGCTAAAACATTTGTCCAGACGCTGGGCCAAGCTCAGAACGGCTACCAGGACCATCAGGCCAGCACTGTCCAGGGATTCAACATGGCTCATATCTACCACTAACCCATCGCACCAGGGAGCTGTCATCAGTTCTGTGAGTTGATTTTGCAATTGACTTGCATTTGAAGCGTTCAAGTGGCCACAGGCCAGAAAAACTTCAGTCCCGGGTTTCGTTAAGGTGGTCTGCATAGCTCAAAGTCCAGGATGGGTTGATGTAACTGGGAAATTACTTATAGACCCAACGATAAGCTTCGGCTCAGAAAACATCCACAGTATCTGGGGGTGCTTCGTGGAATCTTCACGGACGGATGAACTTCGTTTAAGTTTTGGAGAACAACTGGAATCAAACGACAGGATTTGTATCCGGGATGACCGCAGGGAAAAGAATTGGCCCTAATTCAGAAGCATGAGAATGAACTGTGAAACTGGAATCCTCAGGCAGTCGTGATTGAGATCCGTTGCAACTCAGAGACTGTTTGAACCAGATCTGCTAGTTAAAGCTGTGACACCATGGTTGGACTTCACTTGCGTGGAGTTACTGATGGGCGGGCAGGGGCTCACTTCGAAGGCCAAAATTTGAATTTGTGATTCCGATCGATGCATTCTGTGCCGACATGGGATAGAACACGTCTAATCCAGGCAATGACCACTTATTTTGAAGGGTTAGAACTTGCTTTGACCGCATTTAGGTGATATTTTTCTGGTGTTCCCTGAGAAGCTGTATTGTAAGCCCAACAAACGTTAGAAATGTTTAGGGACTTCCGGTGCAGGTCTGAGAGGAAAGGCTTGAAATCGCTAGAATTGTTTAGAAAAGCCACAAAAATTAGTAATTAGCAACTTTAAACCTGAATCAGGTTTCGTCCATGTCTTACTACCCCATGGAAGTGGTGAACCATGAAAGGCCCCCAAGGAATTCAAGAGAGTATTCGGCACCTGGTCGAAAAAGCTCTTTATATGGGACAGTTAACGCCTGATATTGAAAATGCGATTAATCATGAGTTAACCCGATTAGGTTACGTGTCCGATGTTGATTATGAAGCGTTGGAACTGTTGATGTCGGAGATGGATGAAGGACGTGTGCGGCTAGTTCCCAGTGTTTAATGGGTGATCGGGTGATCGAGATCCACTTGAAACGCTCCCGGGTGGGTTTCCCAAATGTCGCGCACGAACTGGTTCAAGCTACTTTGAGCCGTTCTGGTGGCCTCGGGGGATGCTTCTCCTGGAAAGGGCTGGGCCAGGAGTGTCACGACTTCTGAGTCTAGGGCGGGTCGAAACAGGCTGGCTGGCATTAAAAGATCTGAAGTTTGCCGCAGATCATAGAGGGTAACCAGGTCGAGAGAACCGTCTACCGGGGTCGGAGCCAGGGGATTTCCATCCAGAGTAGTAACCATCCAGAGCGGTCTGACCCAGAATGTTTGGCGTTCAGGAATCATCTGAATGACCTCTGCATAAAGACGGGTATGGGCAGATTCCAGGCAGACAACCTGATAGGTTTGGAGCGGGTCGTTACTCATAAGTCCAAAGGATATCCCTTTAGAATAGTGCCATAATATTAAGAAACCTGAAGCCCCGATAATCGCCACTTTGAGCTCTGGGCTTTGGATTGAGGGATAAGGAGGAAGATATCTCTGTGTCTGTGGAAACTCTGAGTAAGCCTTCAACTACGCGCAAACTGGCCCCCCGTTATCGTGTTTTGCTCCATAACGATGATTTCAACACGATGGAGTATGTGGTTCAGACTTTAATCCAGACTGTGCCAAGCCTGACTCAACCTCAAGCGGTTGACATTATGATGGAGGCTCATACCAATGGTCTGGCATTAGTCATTACCTGTGCTCAGGAGCATGCAGAATTTTACAGTGAAACCCTGAATCTTCATGGCCTGACCAGCACGATCGAGCCTGATGAGTAATGGCATTTCCCTTGCTATCCCGTAGCCCTGCACCGATTCGGATGCTTGCGTTTCTCCTGGTGCTGCTGGCTATCTGGTTGCCCGTGGCTGCCCCCATTTATCTACTCCTCAACCATGATCCAAATCTGGTCAGCATTCTGACGATGGTGCTGCTATATGGAGAATTCATCTGGTTGCTGCGGGTTTGGGGGCGCAGCCTGTATGGTCAACCTCGGATGCTGCAGACCTGTGGCCTGATCATCTCGCTCCAGAATGGCTTGGGAATGATGCAGGGGCTGGCGATCGGTCTCTTCAGTCTGTTTGGTCTCTTTATTCTGGAAGGTTGGTTGGGCTGGTTACGCTGGCAGATTGGGCCAGCACCAATTTCCATACTGGCCCTGGAGGGATTGGCTGTGGCCCTTGGCGTTGGCTTTGCGGAGGAATTATTCTTTCGAGGCTGGATTCTACAGGAATTAGAACGGGATTACAAACCTACTGTTGCTCTCTGGGTTAACGCCCTCTTCTTCGCGTTTTTGCATTTCATCAAACCCATTCCGGAAATTTTGCGAACCTGGCCTCAATTCGCCGGGTTATGCTTGCTGGGGCTGATCCTGGTCTGGGCCAAAAGACGCCGACACTGGGGACAATCCAACCAGCCAACAGGGGGCTGGTTGGGGTTGCCGATCGGGCTGCATGCCGGTTTGGTCTGGGGCTATTACCTAATTAATGTGGGCCAGTTGGCAACCTACTCCGGTCAGGTGCCGACTTGGGTTACTGGGGTAGACAATAATCCTCTGGCTGGTGTCATGGGATTGGTCTTCCTCGGGGGGATTGCCCTACTGGTGAGATCGGGGATTTAATTGGTTTGGGGAAGGGGTTGGAGGCGAGATTTCACATAGATGCCCCCAGCCACCATTAAGACAATGATCAGGGTGCCAATGCCCAGGGGATCGGGGAGCCAGAACACTGCTTCCAAGCGATTTTCCTGGCCTGGTTTCAAGGTCCAGATCAGTTGCGGGCCAGAGGAACGGCCGATCGGAGCCAGGGTCTGGGCTAAACTGCGAGCCCCCCAGGGGGTGTTCAGGCTAAAATCCAGTTTCAGGAGAGGTCGATCGCTATCCGTCAGGCTGTTGGTCGCGAGGGAGGCCAGGGGACGTAGATCGATGTCGTAGATCAGATGGTGGCGCTGCACCAGCAAAAAGTTGCTTTGGGCCAATTTGAGCTGGGCCTTCAGGGGCTCGGTGGTGGATAAATTGCTGGCAAGGAAATCATTGCGGATGGCGGTGTCCAGGAAGCGATTGAATTTTCGCTCCAAATCTGCGCCATTGAAGAAGGGGATGGTCAAAGTCAGGTCTCCATTCTGCTGGCGTCTGGTTATGCCCTGCAGTTGGCGGGCCTGTTGTTCCAGATTGCCCAGCCATTGCTGCACAGCCTTCTGGTTCAAGGTGGTCAGTTGTTCATCCAGGTGAACTTGTTGTACCAGTTCACCAGAAGTGGGGCTATGGAAGGTAATTCCGGTGTCGTAGCGAACGCAGCCAGAGAGACAGAGGAGGGCCAGCAGAATTACCCAGAGCAAACGGAGGCGCACGATCACCCGGAGAAAGATACGGCCCAGCTTTTCGGAAAGAGGGACCCGGTTGGGGAAATACCCATGCATCGGCTTCACTTCACTGCCTCGCCTGAAACATGCAGTTGATTTTATCCCAATTTGATTTGGGAGCGTGAGTGATGATCCTTTAACCAGGCCGATAACTGGGTGGTCCAGCGTCTGGGGAAAACAACTTCAGGTCATGGGCAATCATTTCTTGAATAATCTCTTCCAACGGTTTGTGGCTGGCCCAGCCTAGAATTGTTCGGATTTTGGAGCTGTCTCCACAGAGCGGAACTTTTTCTGCGGCCCGATAGAAACGAGGATCCACTTCTACATAGTGGTTGTAGTCCAGGCCCAGGCTCTTAAAAGCACAATCAACAAATTTGCGTACCGCATGGGTGACACCGGAGGCAATCACATAGTCATCCGGGGTGTGATGTTGGAGCATCAGCCACATGCCATGGACATAATCGGGGGCGTAGCCCCAGTCTCGCACAGCATCCAGATTTCCCAGGTAGAGTCGGTTCTCCAGCCCTAACTTGATTTTGGCAGCAGCGGCTGTGATTTTGCGCGTCACAAACTTAAAATCTCGCCTGGGAGATTCGTGATTGTAAAGAATGGCTGTACAGGCAAAAATTCCATATTGTTCCCGGTAATTGGCCACCAGATGGTAACTGGCCAGTTTGGAGACGCCATAGATGGAACGGGGGTTAAAGGGGGTCAGCTCATTTTGAGGGGTGACCGCAACCCGCCCAAACATTTCACTGGTTCCAGCAAAGCAGAAGCGGCAATTCGGCACGACCTCTTTGATGGAGGACAGTAAATAGTGGGTGCCATTAAAGTTGCTGGTCAGGATAGACGATTCATCATCGAAGTTGTAACTGACAAAGCTGGATGCAGCCAGATGATACAGTTCGTCCGGTTGCACCTCCTGAATAACTTTGTATAGGGATAAATGATTATCCAGGGATGCCACATGTAAATTGACCCGTTCCCGACAGCACTCTAAGTTGGATAGATTCTGGGATGGAGCCTCCAGGGACTGCCGTCTGACGATGCCATGGACTTCGTACCCTTTGCTCAAAAGTAATTCTGCTAAATAAGATCCATCCTGGCCTGAGATGCCGGTAATCAGAGCCTTTTTCATTTGCTTCCCCGAAATGGTCATTCAGAATCGCTGATCTCATCCCTCTGGATTGAGGGTGTCCCGATCGACGCTTCCCGCCCTAAAGCCGCCTGGTTTGCGAAGCCTGAGGTGGGGGTTTCCCCCTTATACCTTACCTGGCAGGGAATCGCTCTAGGATATCCTGCAAACCATTGATTTTGGTGGGGGTGATGCTTCACCCCCAGGGGGAAAATGGATGGGTTACGCCAGGAGAAACCGGCGACTCAGGTGACTGAACCCCCGATCGCGATCGACTGACGGATAAACGCAGTATCGGTATTCTCAGTCAGGGCGGTAGCAGGTGGCAATCCCAGGGCCTGCAGGTCCGCATTGACCATAATCTCTACCAATTG contains these protein-coding regions:
- a CDS encoding tetratricopeptide repeat protein — its product is MDYQNFLDRLPQLYEDWQQSSVRPKSPAFRAILEDVSAMTTPNVMQLLNHAVSCLEPGEVYCEVGTYQGSTLIGALLNHPDAMAYAIDNFSEFDPTGENEEKLLGNLARYGLQEQVLFCNQEFEAFFLELGQLGTEDRIGVYLYDGAHDYRSQIMGLLAVRPFLADRALIVIDDSNWKTIQQAIWDFIAVSPACQFLLELPTPVPRDPTFWNGLYLLSWDVNRPHDYDWSTFSQVRHRSVIQAIYELQVLEQRAEAQQDLYTEARDLHSQQQYDLAEQKYRQFLLWNQEHAEAWLNLGLLYCDRAEFVDAMKALVKALELDPEQAIAHYALGRTLEAMGHPERAILAFETAIGLAPNLIDALVRLARLLFQQQRLEQAKEIYQRLRALQVKDGELYLNLGECLRACGQPDGAIALLQEGVAHYPTEGGLHFALVMLLRQYGYAQAAIEAATAASLALPEDYTFDLLKYLLLPLTYDRVEEIEDYRQRFTIGLQRLVAQTDLTTLDRRQSALAGIGRYTNFYLTYQNQNDLVLQCQYGDLVHRIMAANYPDWVQPLPMPSLATGEKIRVGYASAYLHSYSGTLWLTGWLRYADRQNFEIYCYYTGNQPDPVTEQFRQNSDVFHHIPHNLEAVCGQILADRLHVLVFPEIGMDPQTLQMAALRLAPMVCTAWGHPMTSGLPTVDYYLSGDLMEPEQGETHYRETLIRLPHIGVSYPRPAIPELTKDRSDLQLREDGVVYLCCQAPFKYLPQHDYLLIEIAQRVPQAQFVFLRVGLIQGRLERAFAAANLNCADFCLFLPSLPRNDYLMLNLLSDVYLDSIGFSGGNTTLDAIACALPVVTLPDAFMRGHLSAAMLRRLGLTETIAGNEQEYIDLAVTLGLDSTWRGQIRQQMEMRSPSLYHDRDCVLALESFWRQVVQGG
- a CDS encoding STAS domain-containing protein; translation: MQTTLTKPGTEVFLACGHLNASNASQLQNQLTELMTAPWCDGLVVDMSHVESLDSAGLMVLVAVLSLAQRLDKCFSLRAVSASIRIIFELTQLDRVFEIAVA
- the clpS gene encoding ATP-dependent Clp protease adapter ClpS codes for the protein MSVETLSKPSTTRKLAPRYRVLLHNDDFNTMEYVVQTLIQTVPSLTQPQAVDIMMEAHTNGLALVITCAQEHAEFYSETLNLHGLTSTIEPDE
- a CDS encoding type II CAAX endopeptidase family protein; the protein is MAFPLLSRSPAPIRMLAFLLVLLAIWLPVAAPIYLLLNHDPNLVSILTMVLLYGEFIWLLRVWGRSLYGQPRMLQTCGLIISLQNGLGMMQGLAIGLFSLFGLFILEGWLGWLRWQIGPAPISILALEGLAVALGVGFAEELFFRGWILQELERDYKPTVALWVNALFFAFLHFIKPIPEILRTWPQFAGLCLLGLILVWAKRRRHWGQSNQPTGGWLGLPIGLHAGLVWGYYLINVGQLATYSGQVPTWVTGVDNNPLAGVMGLVFLGGIALLVRSGI
- a CDS encoding DUF3153 domain-containing protein, which gives rise to MHGYFPNRVPLSEKLGRIFLRVIVRLRLLWVILLALLCLSGCVRYDTGITFHSPTSGELVQQVHLDEQLTTLNQKAVQQWLGNLEQQARQLQGITRRQQNGDLTLTIPFFNGADLERKFNRFLDTAIRNDFLASNLSTTEPLKAQLKLAQSNFLLVQRHHLIYDIDLRPLASLATNSLTDSDRPLLKLDFSLNTPWGARSLAQTLAPIGRSSGPQLIWTLKPGQENRLEAVFWLPDPLGIGTLIIVLMVAGGIYVKSRLQPLPQTN
- a CDS encoding GDP-mannose 4,6-dehydratase, with the protein product MKKALITGISGQDGSYLAELLLSKGYEVHGIVRRQSLEAPSQNLSNLECCRERVNLHVASLDNHLSLYKVIQEVQPDELYHLAASSFVSYNFDDESSILTSNFNGTHYLLSSIKEVVPNCRFCFAGTSEMFGRVAVTPQNELTPFNPRSIYGVSKLASYHLVANYREQYGIFACTAILYNHESPRRDFKFVTRKITAAAAKIKLGLENRLYLGNLDAVRDWGYAPDYVHGMWLMLQHHTPDDYVIASGVTHAVRKFVDCAFKSLGLDYNHYVEVDPRFYRAAEKVPLCGDSSKIRTILGWASHKPLEEIIQEMIAHDLKLFSPDAGPPSYRPG